One Candidatus Methanomethylicota archaeon genomic window carries:
- a CDS encoding NADH-quinone oxidoreductase subunit M, translating into MFSLPIDTLLIFAITTPALGWILEKIKKANLCGIYASIGLGIVIWEILSMNIPISSGLMFIDQLGIFMAIAFSMLGFLSSIYSIKYMEKDEGVPLFFSLLLLMISGMIGCVFAGDMFSFFVFWEMMCIASYTLVAFRREKWEPVEAAFKYLIMSSAGSASILFGMSLLYGMCGTLLFKDLSKILSNVNNIWIYIAAIFIFIGLGIKTAIFPLHTWLPDAHSAAPSSISAMLSGVVIETGIYAICRIGFNIFSSIHNQWLEILAILSILTMLIGNLTPLLQTDIKRLLAYSSIAHIGYMLAGISTGNLLGITGALLHVFNHAIMKGSAFLCSGMILYRLETRDMREISGIGRRMPLTGAIFSLSLFSLIGVPPLNGFISKLTIIMATIEANMAWLGIAVIINSVISAVYYLRTIKAILQPISSKKVEEAKEGPIIMLIPLIILAFLIIIFGIWPDSLINFAMSAANILLRG; encoded by the coding sequence ATGTTCTCTTTACCAATTGATACTTTATTAATTTTTGCAATAACTACTCCTGCTTTAGGTTGGATTTTAGAAAAAATAAAAAAAGCAAATCTTTGTGGAATTTATGCTTCTATAGGTTTAGGAATTGTAATATGGGAAATATTATCAATGAATATACCAATAAGTTCAGGATTAATGTTTATTGATCAACTTGGAATTTTTATGGCAATTGCTTTTTCAATGTTAGGATTTCTATCATCTATATATTCTATAAAGTATATGGAAAAAGATGAAGGAGTACCACTTTTCTTTTCTTTACTTTTATTAATGATTTCAGGAATGATAGGATGTGTTTTTGCAGGAGATATGTTTTCTTTCTTTGTTTTTTGGGAAATGATGTGTATTGCTTCTTATACTCTTGTAGCATTTAGAAGAGAAAAATGGGAACCAGTTGAAGCAGCTTTTAAATATTTAATAATGAGTTCAGCTGGATCAGCTTCTATTTTATTTGGAATGTCTTTATTATATGGCATGTGTGGTACTTTATTATTTAAAGATTTATCTAAAATTCTTTCTAATGTAAATAATATTTGGATTTATATTGCTGCAATATTCATATTCATAGGATTAGGTATAAAAACTGCTATATTTCCATTACATACATGGCTTCCTGATGCTCATTCTGCAGCTCCATCTTCTATTTCTGCAATGCTTTCTGGTGTAGTTATTGAAACTGGAATTTATGCAATATGTAGAATAGGATTTAATATTTTTTCAAGCATTCATAATCAATGGTTAGAAATATTAGCTATTTTAAGTATATTAACAATGTTAATTGGAAATTTAACACCATTACTTCAAACTGATATAAAACGTCTTCTTGCATATTCAAGTATTGCTCATATTGGATATATGCTTGCTGGTATTTCTACTGGAAATTTATTAGGAATAACTGGAGCATTACTTCATGTATTTAATCATGCTATAATGAAAGGATCAGCATTTCTTTGCTCTGGTATGATATTGTATAGATTAGAAACTAGAGATATGAGAGAAATTTCTGGTATTGGAAGAAGAATGCCATTAACTGGAGCAATATTTTCACTTTCATTATTTTCACTTATTGGAGTTCCTCCTTTAAATGGATTTATAAGTAAATTAACTATTATAATGGCTACTATAGAAGCTAATATGGCTTGGCTTGGTATTGCAGTTATTATTAATAGTGTAATATCTGCTGTTTATTATTTAAGAACAATAAAAGCTATTCTTCAACCAATATCTTCAAAGAAAGTAGAAGAAGCAAAAGAAGGACCAATTATAATGTTAATTCCTTTAATAATTCTTGCATTTTTAATTATTATATTTGGAATTTGGCCTGATAGTTTAATTAATTTTGCCATGTCTGCTGCAAATATTTTATTAAGAGGGTGA
- a CDS encoding PHP domain-containing protein gives MRIILDPHIHTNSSPDSTITINQLLSGILAAGINAIAITDHENMEGYKRLKNSPSFKNILLIPGIEITTKIGDLIILGLENPIISQDPLILIEKVKQEGGIVIAPHPFDENRKSIGNLCAKIGVDLIEVYNGRSSPKANKEAREFANALNIKMIGGSDAHRKEELGSVINILECEKTIEDVLNEIRKGCKIVVRKTKIY, from the coding sequence ATGAGAATAATACTTGATCCTCATATTCATACAAATAGTTCACCAGATAGTACAATTACTATAAATCAATTATTAAGTGGAATTCTTGCAGCTGGAATAAATGCAATTGCTATAACAGATCATGAAAATATGGAAGGTTATAAAAGATTAAAAAATAGTCCTTCTTTTAAAAATATTTTATTAATACCTGGTATAGAAATTACAACTAAAATAGGAGATTTAATAATTCTTGGATTAGAAAATCCAATTATTTCTCAAGATCCCTTAATATTAATAGAAAAAGTTAAGCAAGAAGGAGGAATTGTTATAGCACCACATCCATTTGATGAAAATAGAAAATCCATAGGAAATCTTTGTGCAAAAATAGGAGTAGATTTAATTGAAGTTTATAATGGAAGAAGTAGTCCTAAAGCTAATAAAGAAGCTAGGGAATTTGCAAATGCATTAAATATAAAAATGATAGGAGGAAGTGATGCACATAGAAAAGAAGAATTAGGTAGTGTTATAAATATTCTAGAATGTGAAAAAACTATTGAAGATGTATTAAATGAAATTAGGAAAGGTTGTAAAATTGTTGTAAGAAAAACTAAAATTTATTAA
- the tgtA gene encoding tRNA guanosine(15) transglycosylase TgtA, which yields MCFEIKERDLAGKIGILKTRRGNIETPYVMPVVNPIRNIIKPSELKSEFKLNMIITNSYIIFKHYGKEAKDVHEITGFDGIIMTDSGAYQLLVYGKIDVSNKEILEFQEKIKSDIGVILDIPTGGIIDRKNAEYTVMETLRRAKESISLRKDNTMLWAGPIQGGRFLDLIEMCAEKMGELDFHIHPLGSPTQIMENYDYSTLVDMIVIAKRKLPPERPFHLFGAGHPMMLSLAVALGCDLFDSAAYALFAKDGRYMTQNGTIRIENLKELPCCCPICNKYDIKYLMEINKNEREVLLAKHNLYVVIEEIKIIKEAIREGRLWELLEMRCRSHPRLYEGFKKILKYSKYLEEQDPIISKRGIFFYDYLSMNRPEVIRYKNRLEERYEKPENKEVLLLLPMPKSKPFNKSKIFKKAIKIVGENVHICFYGDPFGIIPSELAETFPLSQFESSLENIGIWKEDVKKFAKNYKEVIILGEKINGFKSIKNIDELKVKE from the coding sequence ATGTGCTTTGAAATTAAAGAAAGAGATTTAGCTGGTAAAATTGGAATATTAAAAACTAGAAGAGGAAATATAGAAACTCCTTATGTAATGCCTGTAGTAAATCCAATTAGGAATATAATAAAACCATCAGAGCTAAAATCAGAATTTAAATTAAATATGATTATTACAAATTCATATATAATATTCAAGCATTATGGAAAAGAAGCTAAAGATGTTCATGAAATTACAGGATTTGATGGAATTATTATGACTGATTCTGGAGCTTATCAATTACTTGTATATGGAAAAATAGATGTTTCTAATAAAGAAATTTTAGAATTTCAAGAAAAAATAAAAAGTGATATTGGAGTTATATTAGATATTCCTACAGGTGGAATTATAGATAGAAAAAATGCAGAATATACAGTAATGGAAACTTTAAGAAGAGCTAAAGAAAGTATTTCTTTAAGAAAAGATAATACAATGCTTTGGGCTGGTCCAATACAAGGTGGAAGATTTTTAGATTTAATAGAAATGTGTGCAGAAAAAATGGGAGAACTTGATTTTCATATACATCCTTTAGGTAGTCCTACTCAAATAATGGAAAATTATGATTATTCAACACTTGTAGATATGATAGTTATTGCAAAAAGAAAACTTCCTCCAGAAAGACCATTTCATTTATTTGGAGCTGGACATCCAATGATGCTTTCATTAGCAGTAGCTCTTGGATGTGATTTATTTGATTCTGCAGCTTATGCTTTATTTGCTAAAGATGGAAGATATATGACACAAAATGGAACAATTAGAATAGAAAATTTAAAAGAATTGCCATGTTGTTGTCCTATTTGTAATAAATATGATATTAAATATTTAATGGAAATTAATAAAAATGAAAGAGAAGTTTTATTAGCAAAACATAATTTATATGTAGTAATTGAAGAAATTAAAATAATAAAAGAAGCAATAAGAGAAGGAAGATTATGGGAATTACTTGAAATGAGATGTCGTTCTCATCCAAGATTATATGAAGGTTTTAAAAAAATTTTAAAATATTCAAAATATTTAGAAGAACAAGATCCTATAATAAGTAAAAGAGGAATTTTTTTCTATGATTATCTTTCTATGAATAGACCTGAAGTAATAAGATATAAAAATAGACTTGAAGAAAGATATGAAAAACCTGAAAATAAAGAAGTACTTTTATTATTACCAATGCCAAAAAGTAAACCATTTAATAAATCTAAAATTTTTAAAAAAGCTATTAAAATAGTAGGAGAAAATGTACATATTTGTTTTTATGGAGATCCTTTTGGAATAATTCCATCAGAATTAGCTGAAACTTTTCCTTTATCACAATTTGAATCTTCTTTAGAAAATATAGGAATTTGGAAAGAAGATGTGAAAAAATTTGCTAAGAATTATAAAGAAGTAATAATTCTTGGAGAAAAAATTAATGGATTTAAATCAATAAAAAATATTGATGAATTAAAGGTGAAAGAATGA
- a CDS encoding NADH-quinone oxidoreductase subunit L, producing the protein MEITPWLCWILPTIGSISHYLLPKRIGRIRYLVTISFSFMAWISALFMLKYIHEFHEFHGIWFLLPDGRLLDIGILLDPLSIILANLVSFLSFLILIYSFKYMEGEPGEDRYWFFMSFFIAGMLMLVLANNFIFFFIGWKIVGICSFGLISHYYSDERKYWIGGPEPYPFQKPSRCGLKALLVTTLGDVALLASILIIYVFSGTFNYIELYNNASNWMSQMSRFPGLLTITIILFLCGPFAKSAQFPFHEWLPEAMAGPTPVSALIHAATMVKAGVYIIARVFPIFYIAYWSFGINEAINFFTIVAIIGCFTAFLAGSQAIVAIELKKILAYSTMSVIGYMMLSLGVAGLSPYSLLEGFTSGIFHLINHGVFKAALFLCAGVLIHASGSIYITDMKFSSREMKFTWMFMWIASLALIGIPPLSGFWSKDGILLSCLESGQYALFIIAAITVAFTSFYTIRCMGIIFHRSNIIHENKSHNSENHTEHHIEHHGEAPLLMLIPYGIFAIITIFIGIIGPWMKEMLSELFSESFKHIGLLNEKALHHTSIEIELTSIIISILMILIGGFPAYRAYITYKLDVSSIINKYPIIKSLQKFLWNRWYMDSFFHKIFVNPILASREPVVKYLENSMDTALNIGIPKIFSSINNGVRKLQTGILSINVIYIISLIMALIIIIFIMGV; encoded by the coding sequence ATGGAAATAACTCCTTGGTTATGTTGGATATTACCAACAATAGGATCAATAAGCCATTATCTATTACCAAAACGTATTGGAAGAATTAGATATTTAGTTACAATATCTTTTTCATTTATGGCATGGATATCAGCATTATTTATGCTTAAATATATTCATGAATTTCATGAATTTCATGGTATTTGGTTCTTACTTCCTGATGGAAGATTACTTGATATAGGAATTCTTTTAGATCCATTGAGTATAATATTAGCAAATCTTGTTAGTTTTTTAAGCTTCTTAATATTAATTTATTCATTTAAGTATATGGAAGGAGAGCCAGGAGAGGATAGATATTGGTTCTTTATGTCATTCTTCATAGCTGGAATGTTAATGTTAGTATTAGCAAATAACTTCATATTCTTCTTTATTGGTTGGAAAATAGTAGGAATTTGTAGTTTTGGTTTAATTTCTCATTATTATAGTGATGAAAGAAAATATTGGATAGGTGGTCCTGAACCTTATCCATTTCAAAAACCTTCAAGATGTGGATTAAAAGCATTATTAGTAACAACTTTAGGAGATGTTGCTTTATTAGCAAGTATATTAATTATTTATGTCTTTTCTGGAACTTTCAATTACATAGAATTATATAATAATGCATCAAATTGGATGTCTCAAATGTCAAGATTTCCTGGTTTATTAACAATAACAATAATTCTTTTCTTATGTGGTCCATTTGCTAAATCTGCACAATTTCCATTTCATGAATGGCTTCCAGAAGCCATGGCAGGTCCAACACCAGTATCTGCTTTAATTCATGCTGCTACTATGGTTAAAGCTGGAGTTTATATTATAGCAAGAGTATTTCCAATTTTCTATATTGCATATTGGAGTTTTGGTATAAATGAAGCTATTAACTTCTTTACTATAGTTGCTATTATTGGATGTTTTACTGCTTTTCTTGCAGGATCTCAAGCAATAGTTGCTATTGAATTAAAGAAAATTTTAGCTTATTCTACAATGAGTGTAATAGGATATATGATGTTAAGTCTTGGAGTAGCTGGATTAAGTCCATATTCACTACTAGAAGGATTTACATCTGGTATATTTCATCTTATAAATCATGGAGTATTTAAAGCAGCTCTATTTTTATGTGCTGGAGTTTTAATTCATGCTTCAGGTTCAATATATATAACTGATATGAAGTTTTCAAGTAGAGAAATGAAATTTACATGGATGTTCATGTGGATTGCATCTTTAGCTTTAATAGGCATCCCTCCACTTTCAGGTTTTTGGAGTAAGGATGGAATTCTTCTTTCATGTCTTGAAAGTGGACAATATGCTTTATTTATAATTGCAGCTATAACTGTAGCATTTACAAGTTTCTATACAATAAGATGTATGGGAATTATATTCCATAGAAGTAATATAATTCATGAAAATAAATCTCATAATAGTGAAAATCATACTGAACATCATATTGAACATCATGGAGAAGCTCCATTATTAATGCTTATTCCTTATGGAATATTTGCTATAATTACTATTTTCATTGGAATTATTGGACCATGGATGAAGGAAATGCTTTCTGAATTATTCTCAGAAAGCTTTAAACATATTGGTTTATTAAATGAAAAAGCATTACATCATACTTCAATTGAAATTGAATTAACATCAATTATTATTTCAATATTAATGATATTAATTGGAGGTTTTCCAGCTTATAGAGCTTATATTACTTATAAACTAGATGTATCTTCTATTATTAATAAATATCCAATTATTAAGTCTTTGCAAAAATTCCTTTGGAATAGATGGTATATGGATTCATTCTTTCATAAAATATTTGTTAATCCTATATTAGCTTCAAGAGAACCTGTAGTAAAATATTTAGAAAATAGTATGGATACTGCTTTAAATATTGGAATACCAAAAATATTCTCAAGTATAAATAATGGAGTAAGAAAACTTCAAACAGGTATATTATCAATAAATGTAATTTACATAATTTCATTAATTATGGCTTTAATTATAATAATTTTCATAATGGGGGTGTAA
- the nuoK gene encoding NADH-quinone oxidoreductase subunit NuoK — translation MNDYIILSLILYVLGMYCLATKRNMIRLLLGIEILINAANINFIAFSKSIPGFIDPLAYSIVTISIGLAASVTAVGVIILVYAYRHYGTLDVRVLRRLRG, via the coding sequence ATGAATGATTATATAATTTTATCTTTAATACTCTATGTTTTAGGAATGTATTGTCTTGCTACTAAAAGAAATATGATTAGATTATTACTTGGAATTGAAATTTTAATAAATGCTGCTAATATAAACTTTATTGCTTTTTCTAAATCAATACCTGGTTTTATAGATCCTTTAGCTTATTCTATTGTTACTATTTCTATAGGACTTGCAGCTTCAGTAACTGCAGTTGGAGTAATAATATTAGTTTATGCATATAGACATTATGGAACTCTTGATGTTAGAGTTTTAAGAAGACTTAGGGGTTAG
- a CDS encoding PAC2 family protein — translation MSIEFHMKKVSLKNSILITGFHGLGATGFITIKHAVTNLKAELIGYITTDLMPPFVCMDEDRISLPFEIYKYENCIFVLTNVPPHAKERQKFSRILADWAIKEKFSTAYLIGGLDGRLKTSENDKIRCVPTSSFKMNIDIPILEKGLFVVGPLAIMLSHFEINNFPAIALLPYANPARPDPMAAAIAIEFINKLTGLSIDTSQLISDAHKIEEEIQELLKQRQERIKKDHKMLYI, via the coding sequence ATGTCAATAGAATTTCATATGAAAAAAGTTTCACTTAAAAATTCAATATTAATAACTGGATTTCATGGCTTAGGAGCTACAGGTTTTATAACAATAAAACATGCTGTTACAAATTTAAAAGCAGAATTAATAGGTTATATTACTACAGATTTAATGCCACCTTTTGTTTGTATGGATGAAGATAGAATATCTCTTCCATTTGAAATTTATAAATATGAGAATTGTATCTTTGTTTTAACAAATGTCCCCCCTCATGCAAAAGAAAGACAAAAATTTTCAAGAATTTTAGCAGATTGGGCAATAAAAGAAAAGTTTAGTACTGCTTATTTAATAGGAGGACTTGATGGAAGACTTAAGACTTCTGAAAATGATAAAATAAGATGTGTTCCAACAAGTAGTTTTAAAATGAATATTGATATACCTATTTTAGAAAAAGGACTTTTTGTAGTAGGACCATTAGCAATTATGCTATCTCATTTTGAAATAAATAATTTTCCAGCAATAGCTTTACTTCCTTATGCAAATCCAGCAAGACCTGATCCTATGGCAGCTGCAATTGCTATTGAATTTATAAATAAACTCACTGGATTATCTATAGATACTTCTCAATTAATAAGTGATGCTCATAAAATAGAAGAAGAAATTCAAGAATTACTTAAACAAAGACAAGAAAGAATTAAAAAAGATCATAAAATGCTTTATATATAA
- a CDS encoding MBL fold metallo-hydrolase: MIKVLVLGGGREVGRSGFEIKVDNIKILLDYGIMIKENKPLFPLPTNAKDLDAIIITHAHLDHSGSAPMFYVSYSPKIYMTGITKELTDLLIRDLLHLSSYFLPFEVLELKLMMNKTKVIKNELFIKELKIKAIKSGHIPGSISILIEHNGKKIWYSGDINTRNTALLNKGEIPEEEIDLAIIESTYGLVDHPPREECERKLIEILNEVIEGGGRVLIPAFSVGRSQEILCILQKYNFKYPIAIDGMSRTATKIIANWPNEIKNPKLLRKAMSRAFWIKSQKDRNKVLEKPGVIITSSGFLTGGPSTYYMEFLKNRIEDCVILVSYQIPGTPGRILLDEKVYGPQKEKVKCRVEWIDFSSHCGRKELLEIVKSLKGNPKILCVHGESDSCKGLVDQIKNEIGLEAIAPSMGESFTI; encoded by the coding sequence TTGATAAAAGTATTAGTACTTGGTGGAGGAAGAGAAGTAGGAAGATCTGGATTTGAAATTAAAGTAGATAATATTAAAATTCTTCTTGATTATGGAATTATGATTAAAGAAAATAAACCTTTATTCCCTTTACCTACAAATGCTAAAGATTTAGATGCAATAATTATAACTCATGCACATTTAGATCATTCAGGATCAGCTCCAATGTTTTATGTATCATATAGTCCAAAAATATACATGACTGGAATTACAAAAGAGCTTACAGATTTATTAATAAGAGATTTACTTCATTTATCATCTTATTTTCTTCCATTTGAAGTACTTGAATTAAAATTAATGATGAATAAAACTAAAGTAATTAAAAATGAATTATTTATAAAAGAATTAAAAATAAAAGCAATTAAATCTGGCCATATACCTGGTAGTATAAGTATTTTAATAGAACATAATGGAAAGAAAATTTGGTATTCTGGAGATATTAATACTAGGAATACAGCATTATTAAATAAAGGTGAAATTCCTGAAGAAGAAATAGATTTAGCAATAATTGAAAGTACTTATGGACTTGTAGATCATCCACCAAGAGAAGAATGTGAAAGAAAATTAATAGAAATTTTAAATGAAGTAATAGAAGGAGGGGGAAGAGTCCTCATTCCTGCTTTCTCAGTTGGAAGATCTCAAGAAATATTATGTATTTTACAAAAATATAATTTTAAATATCCAATAGCTATAGATGGAATGAGTAGAACAGCAACAAAAATTATAGCAAATTGGCCTAATGAAATTAAAAATCCAAAATTATTAAGAAAAGCTATGTCAAGAGCATTTTGGATAAAAAGTCAAAAAGATAGAAATAAAGTATTGGAAAAACCAGGTGTAATAATAACTTCATCAGGATTTTTAACTGGAGGACCTTCTACATATTATATGGAATTTTTAAAAAATAGAATTGAAGATTGTGTAATATTAGTATCATATCAAATACCAGGAACACCTGGAAGAATTTTATTAGATGAAAAAGTCTATGGACCTCAAAAAGAAAAAGTAAAATGTAGAGTTGAATGGATAGATTTTTCATCACATTGTGGAAGAAAAGAATTATTAGAAATTGTTAAATCATTAAAAGGAAATCCAAAAATACTTTGTGTACATGGAGAATCAGATTCTTGTAAAGGATTAGTTGATCAAATAAAAAATGAAATTGGACTTGAAGCCATAGCTCCATCTATGGGAGAGTCTTTTACTATTTAA
- a CDS encoding proton-conducting transporter membrane subunit, translating into MEYILLQIIIIPIIAAIICALLGKKLGKNLGWIVFAILLYTSLLMLKIGIDILSGKGPLYEEYRWTTAIFDVKFGFLADGLSLPVALIMNIICAVCAIFSINVIEHRVEELYGKENKGMYSVYFSVYLLFVIGLIGIPLSANLILIYLFMELVIIPLYVMLDMFAYIDRHRVAMMYFIWNHIGAAMFLIGIALLFSITGNFEISSLKIASYNEMGFWICLFILIGWLIKMATFGFHVWLPYAHGEHPVAAIIAIVVGLGNYVLVRLLYMEMFNIFKIFAFPLLIIAIITMIYGAFLTLAQDDVKRLYAASTISQTAYSILGIATLTSMGIVGGIFYFLSHILGKSVLLSVAGILICQTGLRDIRKMGGLAKKMPLTATLCIMGAMVLSAFPPLSGFQGEWIMFVGVFKEADSIIGLTVALVAIFATFLTVIYSFWPALRIFFGPLPKELENVKEAPLSMTIPLFFLMLISFIMGIYPGPLVNMLNSVIVGS; encoded by the coding sequence ATGGAATATATTTTACTTCAAATTATAATAATTCCAATAATTGCAGCTATAATATGTGCTTTACTTGGAAAAAAATTAGGTAAAAATCTAGGATGGATAGTTTTTGCAATTTTATTATATACTAGTTTATTAATGTTAAAAATAGGAATTGATATTTTAAGTGGTAAAGGTCCTCTTTATGAAGAATATAGATGGACTACAGCAATTTTTGATGTAAAATTTGGCTTTTTAGCAGATGGTTTAAGTCTTCCAGTAGCTTTAATAATGAATATTATATGTGCAGTATGTGCTATTTTTTCTATTAATGTTATTGAACATAGAGTAGAAGAACTCTATGGTAAAGAAAATAAAGGAATGTATTCAGTTTATTTCTCAGTTTATTTATTATTTGTTATTGGATTAATTGGTATTCCACTTTCAGCTAATCTTATTTTAATATATTTATTCATGGAATTAGTTATTATACCTCTATATGTAATGCTTGATATGTTTGCATATATAGATAGACATAGAGTTGCTATGATGTACTTTATATGGAATCATATAGGAGCAGCTATGTTCTTAATAGGAATAGCTCTTTTATTTTCAATTACTGGTAATTTTGAAATTTCTAGTTTAAAAATAGCTTCTTATAATGAAATGGGCTTTTGGATTTGTTTATTCATATTAATTGGTTGGTTAATTAAAATGGCAACTTTTGGTTTTCATGTATGGCTTCCTTATGCTCATGGAGAACATCCTGTTGCAGCTATAATTGCTATTGTAGTTGGTTTAGGAAATTATGTACTTGTTCGTTTATTATACATGGAAATGTTTAATATTTTCAAAATCTTTGCTTTTCCATTATTAATAATTGCAATCATAACAATGATATATGGTGCATTTTTAACATTAGCTCAAGATGATGTAAAAAGACTTTATGCTGCTTCTACTATAAGTCAAACAGCATATTCAATATTAGGAATAGCTACATTAACAAGTATGGGTATAGTTGGTGGAATTTTCTATTTCTTAAGTCATATACTTGGAAAATCTGTTTTACTTTCAGTTGCAGGAATATTAATTTGTCAAACTGGATTAAGAGATATAAGAAAAATGGGAGGATTAGCAAAGAAAATGCCATTAACTGCAACATTATGTATTATGGGAGCTATGGTTTTATCAGCTTTTCCACCTCTTAGTGGATTTCAAGGAGAATGGATAATGTTTGTAGGTGTATTCAAAGAAGCAGATTCAATAATTGGTCTTACTGTAGCACTTGTAGCAATATTTGCTACTTTTCTTACAGTAATTTACTCCTTCTGGCCAGCATTAAGAATATTCTTCGGTCCATTACCAAAAGAATTAGAAAATGTAAAAGAAGCACCTTTATCAATGACTATTCCACTTTTCTTCTTAATGTTAATATCTTTTATAATGGGTATATATCCTGGACCTCTAGTAAATATGTTAAATTCAGTAATAGTAGGAAGTTAA